CCATTTTTTTCGGCAGCTGCTCCAGCTCACGCTGCATATTATAGCTTAACTTGGCCGCTGGCTTTTTTACCGCTTCCTGCCTGACGCTGGTCTGAGGCGCAGCGGCACCGGTGCCTTTGGCTGCCGTGCGATTCTCCTTCCACGCCCGGCGTTGCAGCTGGGCGTCATGGTAACCGCCGACAAAGGCACCAACATCACCGTTACCCTCGAAAATCCAGCATTCGGTCACGGTATTATCAACGAACTGACGGTCGTGGCTTACCAGCAGAACCGTGCCCTGGTAGCCGTCAATCAACTCTTCCAGCAGCTCCAGCGTTTCCACGTCAAGGTCGTTGGTCGGTTCATCGAGGATCAGCAGGTTGCTTGGCTTGAGAAAAAGTCGTGCCAGCAGCAGGCGGTTGCGCTCACCGCCGGACAGGGCGCGTACCGGCGTCATTGCGCGTTTCGGATGGAACAGGAACTCCTGCAGATAGCCCAGAACGTGGCGCGGCTTACCGTTCACCATCACTTCCTGTTTACCTTCTGCCAGGTTGTCCATCACGGTGCGATCCGGATCCAGTTCGGCGCGATGCTGGTCGAAATAAGCCACTTCCAGCTTAGTGCCGATATGCACCCTTCCATTATCGGCTTTTAACTGATCGAGCATCAGTTTTAGCAGCGTGGTTTTACCGCAGCCGTTAGGGCCAATCAGCGCGATTTTATCACCACGCTGTACCTGGCGTGAGAAATCACGCACCAGCTGTTTTCCGGCAATGCCGTAGCTGACGTTTTCCAGCTCGAAGACAATCTTGCCGGAGCGGCTTGCTTCCTCAACCTGCATGTTGGCTTTGCCCATCACTTCACGGCGCTCCGAGCGCTCGCGACGCAATGCTTTCAGCGCGCGCACGCGACCCTCGTTACGCGTACGGCGCGCCTTGATGCCCTGACGTATCCACACCTCTTCCTGGGCCAGCTTGCGGTCAAATTCGGCGTTTTGCATCTCTTCAACGCGCAGCGCTTCTTCTTTGCTGGTCAGGTAGAGATCGTAATCACCCGGCCAGGAGACCAGCTTGCCACGGTCGAGATCGACAATGCGTGTCGCCATATTGCGGATAAACGATCGGTCATGCGAGATAAAGATAATGCTGCCCTGGAAGGTCTTCAGGAAGGTTTCCAGCCAGTCTATGGTTTCAATATCTAAGTGGTTGGTCGGCTCATCCAGCATCAGCACTTTGGGGTTGCTGACCAGCGCACGTCCGAGCGCCGCCTTACGCAGCCAGCCGCCGGAGAGTGACGACAGCTGCGCGTCGCCGTCCAGACCAATCTGTTTCAACACGTCGCTAATCCGGCTTTCCAGCTGCCACAGATTCTGGTGATCGAGAATCGCCTGCAGCCGCGCCATCTCATTGAGATTTTTGTCACTCGGATCTTCCATGACCAGATGGGAGATAGCGTGATAGGCCTTGAGATGCTCCGCCTGTTCCTCAACGCCTTCGGCAACAAAGTCATACACTGAACCCTGCACGTTGCGCGGCGGGTCCTGTTGCAGACGCGCAACGATCAGATCCTGTTCATAGATGATGCGTCCGTCATCCAGCGGCTGTTCACGGTTGATAATTTTCATCAGGGTGGATTTACCCGCCCCGTTACGACCGACCAGACATACCCGTTCGTTTTCTTCGATATGCAGTTCGGTGTTATCCAACAGCGGCGCATCGCTGAATGAGAGATAAGCGCCGTGAATACTAATTAGTGACATAAAACCTTATTCCTTACCGGCGTGAGTAATCAGCCAGCAGTTATGAATTTGACGGTTGCGGGCAAAATCCTGCGACTGCGTTTTGGTAGTGATCTCATTCGCGACCAGGCCCAGAGCCTCCATCCCGGCAAAGTCCATTTTGAAACCGCGCTTATTGTTAGAGAACATCACGGTGCCATTTTTACGCAGCAGACGTTTCAAATCCTTCATCAAATCAAGATGATCGCGCTGAACATCAAAGCTTTCATCCATACGTTTGGAGTTTGAAAATGTCGGTGGATCGATAAAAATC
This DNA window, taken from Erwinia tasmaniensis Et1/99, encodes the following:
- a CDS encoding ABC transporter ATP-binding protein, encoding MSLISIHGAYLSFSDAPLLDNTELHIEENERVCLVGRNGAGKSTLMKIINREQPLDDGRIIYEQDLIVARLQQDPPRNVQGSVYDFVAEGVEEQAEHLKAYHAISHLVMEDPSDKNLNEMARLQAILDHQNLWQLESRISDVLKQIGLDGDAQLSSLSGGWLRKAALGRALVSNPKVLMLDEPTNHLDIETIDWLETFLKTFQGSIIFISHDRSFIRNMATRIVDLDRGKLVSWPGDYDLYLTSKEEALRVEEMQNAEFDRKLAQEEVWIRQGIKARRTRNEGRVRALKALRRERSERREVMGKANMQVEEASRSGKIVFELENVSYGIAGKQLVRDFSRQVQRGDKIALIGPNGCGKTTLLKLMLDQLKADNGRVHIGTKLEVAYFDQHRAELDPDRTVMDNLAEGKQEVMVNGKPRHVLGYLQEFLFHPKRAMTPVRALSGGERNRLLLARLFLKPSNLLILDEPTNDLDVETLELLEELIDGYQGTVLLVSHDRQFVDNTVTECWIFEGNGDVGAFVGGYHDAQLQRRAWKENRTAAKGTGAAAPQTSVRQEAVKKPAAKLSYNMQRELEQLPKKMEELEAKLESYQTQVADANFFNQPHDMTQPVLDALAQSEQELEVAFERWEYLESLQNGG